The Etheostoma cragini isolate CJK2018 chromosome 15, CSU_Ecrag_1.0, whole genome shotgun sequence genome window below encodes:
- the slc17a7a gene encoding solute carrier family 17 member 7a, which produces MDIRPDRFKAVAAKTLGKIHRLIEKQQPNGETIELSAEGRPELVEEKELPVVDCTCFGLPRRYIIAILSGLGFCISFGIRCNLGVAIVSMVNDHTVYKGNKEVLVAAQFTWDPETVGMIHGSFFWGYIVTQIPGGFICRKFAANRVFGFAIVATSTLNMLIPSAARCHYSCVILVRICQGLVEGVSYPACHGIWAKWAPPLERSRLATTAFCGSYAGAVVAMPLAGILVQYTGWSSVFYVYGSFGIFWYLFWILVSYESPAAHPTITPEERKYIEEAIGESATFLNPLHKFKTPWKHFFTSMPVYAIIVANFCRSWTFYLLLISQPAYFEEVFGFEISKVGMVSALPHLVMTIVVPIGGQLADYLRTHNLMTTTNVRKLMNCGGFGMEATLLLVVGYSHTKGVAISFLVLAVGFSGFAISGFNVNHLDIAPRYASILMGISNGVGTLSGMVCPLIVGAMTKHKTREEWQGVFLIASLVHYGGVIFYGIFASGEKQPWADIEDTSEEKCGIIDEDELANETEELYRGGGQYGAMNQPVVGSNGGGTGGGGAGSGWVSDWDKSEEYVQPPGYNSYKYGGKEEKELT; this is translated from the exons ATGGATATCCGACCAGACAGGTTTAAGGCGGTCGCGGCCAAAACTCTGGGGAAAATTCACAG GCTGATTGAGAAGCAGCAGCCCAATGGTGAAACCATTGAATTATCAGCAGAGGGACGTCCTGAGctggtggaggagaaggagctGCCGGTGGTGGACTGTACCTGCTTTGGCTTGCCGAGGAGGTACATCATCGCCATCCTGTCTGGCCTGGGTTTCTGCATCTCTTTTGGTATCCGGTGCAACCTGGGTGTGGCCATTGTAAGCATGGTGAATGACCACACTGTCTACAAAGGCAACAAGGAAGTACTTGTG GCTGCACAGTTCACCTGGGACCCTGAGACAGTTGGGATGATTCATGGCTCCTTCTTCTGGGGCTACATCGTCACACAGATCCCGGGTGGCTTTATATGTCGAAAATTTGCAGCCAACAG agtGTTTGGCTTTGCTATAGTGGCCACATCCACCCTCAACATGCTGATTCCATCCGCTGCTCGCTGCCATTACAGCTGCGTCATACTGGTCAGGATATGCCAGGGCCTTGTGGAG GGTGTATCATACCCAGCATGCCACGGGATCTGGGCCAAGTGGGCGCCTCCTCTTGAGAGAAGTCGATTGGCCACAACAGCCTTTTGTG GATCCTATGCAGGGGCAGTGGTGGCCATGCCTTTAGCTGGAATACTGGTGCAATACACTGGATGGTCTTCAGTATTCTATGTCTATG GCAGCTTTGGGATATTCTGGTACTTGTTCTGGATTCTGGTTTCGTATGAGAGTCCCGCCGCTCATCCCACTATTACACCGGAGGAGAGGAAGTACATTGAAGAGGCAATCGGAGAGTCTGCAACATTTCTTAATCCTCTGCAT AAATTTAAAACACCATGGAAACACTTCTTCACCTCCATGCCAGTCTACGCCATCATTGTGGCCAACTTCTGCAGGAGCTGGACCTTCTACCTGCTGCTCATCAGCCAGCCAGCCTACTTTGAAGAAGTATTTGGCTTTGAGATCAGCAAG GTGGGCATGGTGTCAGCTTTGCCCCATCTGGTGATGACAATAGTCGTGCCTATTGGAGGCCAGTTGGCAGACTACCTGAGAACACACAATCTGATGACCACCACCAACGTCAGGAAGCTCATGAACTGTGGAG GTTTTGGGATGGAGGCCACCCTCCTGCTGGTAGTGGGATACTCTCACACAAAAGGTGTtgccatttcttttcttgtccTTGCTGTGGGTTTCAGTGGATTTGCCATCTCAG GGTTTAATGTCAATCACTTGGATATTGCCCCTCGATATGCCAGCATACTGATGGGCATCTCAAACGGGGTGGGAACATTATCTGGAATGGTGTGTCCCCTCATAGTGGGAGCCATGACCAAACACAAG ACACGTGAAGAGTGGCAGGGTGTCTTCCTAATAGCTTCACTCGTACATTACGGAGGAGTGATTTTCTATG GAATCTTTGCATCGGGAGAAAAGCAGCCTTGGGCAGATATAGAGGACACAAGTGAGGAGAAGTGTGGTATTATTGATGAGGATgaactggccaatgaaacagAGGAGCTCTACCGCGGAGGCGGGCAGTATGGGGCCATGAATCAACCAGTTGTTGGTTCTAATGGAGGAGGGACTGGCGGAGGAGGAGCCGGATCTGGATGGGTGTCGGACTGGGATAAGTCTGAGGAGTATGTCCAACCGCCTGGATACAACTCGTACAAATAcgggggaaaagaggagaaggagcTGACATAG